A stretch of the Terriglobales bacterium genome encodes the following:
- a CDS encoding HEAT repeat domain-containing protein — MNCEYVKNGLIEYVYDEMADDARHELEQHVERCTSCAAELQATREFRAGLAARPRLEPTPNLLASSRMRLQESLESVTQAAAWRWVLDPGAWLRQIRYSPALAAGILMVGFAAGIMTTYGVLNQNGHPAIGPTSEPAQATIAGIRSINRDPRSNLVEIQYDQVQRESAQGSLDDPRIQELLLFAARSQTNSGVRLDSVNLLTQNPEDNRVRESLMYSLRYDKNPGVRLKALEGLRPYVAEDLRVRDAILEALLNDPNPGVRTEAIQILQPVKGDGSVRMALEQLAQKDENKYIRNESRRVLATLPEID, encoded by the coding sequence ATGAACTGTGAATACGTGAAGAACGGACTGATCGAGTACGTGTACGACGAGATGGCCGACGACGCGCGGCATGAGCTGGAGCAGCACGTGGAGCGCTGCACGAGTTGCGCGGCCGAGCTGCAAGCGACCCGGGAATTCCGCGCCGGCCTGGCGGCGCGACCGCGCCTGGAGCCCACGCCGAACCTGCTGGCCTCCTCGCGGATGCGGCTGCAGGAATCGCTGGAGTCGGTGACGCAGGCCGCGGCCTGGCGGTGGGTGCTGGATCCGGGGGCGTGGCTGCGGCAGATCCGCTACTCTCCCGCGCTGGCGGCGGGCATCCTGATGGTGGGTTTCGCGGCCGGCATCATGACCACCTATGGCGTGCTCAACCAGAACGGCCATCCCGCGATCGGCCCGACTTCCGAACCCGCGCAGGCGACCATCGCCGGCATCCGCTCCATCAATCGCGACCCGCGTTCCAACCTGGTCGAGATCCAGTACGACCAGGTGCAGAGGGAATCGGCGCAGGGTTCGCTGGACGATCCGCGCATCCAGGAACTACTGCTGTTCGCGGCCCGCAGCCAGACCAACTCCGGCGTGCGGCTGGATTCGGTGAACCTGCTGACCCAGAACCCCGAGGACAACCGCGTGCGTGAGTCCCTGATGTATTCGCTGCGTTACGACAAGAACCCCGGCGTACGGCTGAAGGCGCTGGAAGGCCTGCGGCCGTACGTGGCGGAAGACCTGCGCGTGCGCGACGCCATTCTGGAAGCGCTGCTGAACGATCCCAACCCCGGGGTGCGCACGGAAGCCATCCAGATCCTGCAGCCGGTGAAGGGTGACGGCAGCGTGCGGATGGCACTGGAACAACTGGCCCAGAAGGACGAGAACAAGTACATCCGCAATGAATCGCGGAGAGTTTTGGCGACTCTGCCGGAGATCGACTAG